The DNA sequence AGCTTGTTGGGCTAAGATTGTATTTTTCACCGAAGCTTTTGGTAAAATTGGCCAGATCATTAAATCCGCAATCAAATGCAATTTCAGTGATCCGCTGATCTGAAACTAAAAGCAGTTCAGCCGCTTTTTCGAGCTTCTTGTTCCTGATATAGTTGGCAGGAGTATCACTATATAATTTTGCAAATTCTCTTTTAAAAGAGGATACGCTGAGATTAGTCTGCTCTGCCAGTTGTTCAATAGTTAATTGTGAAAATAGGTTAGCTTCAATGATCTGCTTAAAAGTGTAGGTCACCGGAGAAAAAAGCTGTGATAATATAACCTGTATTGTCTCTGCATTTTGGTTTTGAGCCAACAGGATTATAATTTCCTTTAGTTTCAGAATCAGAATATCCTCATTAACCAAAGAAGGATTTTCAAAATAAAATAAGAGCCCCTCTATATATTTCTGAATTAAAAATTCATTATTTATTTTTTTATTGGATTGATTGGAAATGATATTCTTAGGAGAGTGGAACAGTAATGGTAATTCCCGGTCATAAATTTTTTTCAATATATCCGGATAGAACGTAACAATTACAATTTCACAATTGCTTTTGGTATCGGAATGATGTATTTGTTTTCCTGAGCTGATACAATTCAGAAACAGGGAATAATTGGTGGGGATATTAATTTCTTCATGATCCATCTGATATTGGAATTCACCTTTTAGAACATACAGAAAACAGGCCTGCTCAGTAACAGGGAAATCAAAATTAAAAGGTGCTGTCAATGCCACTTTTTGTATCAAAGTTTTGCCGAACAGCTCATACTTTTTATAGTCATTTAACATAATTCTATTTATTAAGCATCAATACCATACAATTTGTGACGTCAGGAGATTTTTTCCCTGATGGAAATAATGATCAAATATAGAGCATAAAAATTAATTTTGATTAATGTAATAGTAGGATGCTTCTACACTATTCGGGAAGGTGATAATCCAAACATTTTCTTAAAAGCAAACGAAAAATGAGACAAATCCTGAAATCCAACATCAAGATATATATCAGAAGGATTTGCGTTTTTTTCCTTGATAAGATAATATGCTTCCTGAAGTCTCTTTTGTTGCAGCCATTTTCTGGGACTTAGCGCAAAAATTTTTTCAAAATCACGTTGAAATGTAGAAAGGCTCCTGCCTGTGAGGTAAGCAAACCTTTCAAGAGACACATTAAAACGGAAATTTTGAGTCATGAATGACTCCAGATCTATTTTTCCGGGTTCTGTAAAATCGAATAATACATCTTTTAAAATAGGATGGGTTTGCAGAAGGATCACGATAAGTTCCTTTAGTTTGATATTTTTCAATACTTCATTCCCGGGTTTATCCAGTTCGTCATATGGTTTTAAGGATTCGATATAACCTGAAAGCAGATCATTGGCTGGTAGATGAAAAACAGGTTCGTTATATTGACTTTTAGTGGCCTTGTAATCGTATTCCATACTCAGGTTTTTCAGTGTCTTCTGATCCATAAAAACTGAAATATTCGAATATTCACCATTTTCAGGAGGGATTTTATTAAACTTAATAAGCGTATTTCTTCTGGTGAGTCTAAAACTTCCCTGATTAAAAATATATTCCTTTTCACCATCATTATAAACCAATCTACCCGAAATCTGATAGCTGAAGACATGTTCCGGGATAAATTGCTCACCATCCCTTAGATTGCTGGAATAGCAGGCGTAAGTAATCTGATTAATTCTTTTGTGATCTGTCATAATACTTTTCTCTCCTCAAAAATATTGATTATTTATCATTATCTGCATCAGTAGATAACGTAACAGGCATCCACTTTTGGTATTCTTCTTGTCGGGTAAGCTCTGCATTTTTAAGGATTCCTACAGCATCACTTCCCAGCACCAGGTGAACAGGAGGTTCAGGATGATCTGCCAGTTCAATTAATACTTTTGCGATTTTGTTCGGATCACTTTTTGGAACAAACTTTCCACTTTTAAAGAAATCAACACGCGCATCCACCGTTTCTTCATAACCTTCTACGTGTGGAGCAAACGACATAGACTGTCCCGCCCAATTGGTGCCCATTCCGCCTGGTTCAACTGAAGTTACTTTGATCCCGAGTGGCATCGCTTCTTTTGCTAATGCTTCACTAAAACCGGTTAAGCCAAATTTGGCACTCTGGTAAATTGAAAGACCAATGCTGGCTACAAGCCCACCTACTGAGCTAAGATTTAAGATCCTTCCGGATTTTTGCGTTCTCATATAAGGCAATACTGCCCTGCATATTTCAACGGGAGCCAACAAATTAGCCATAAACTGATCGCGGACCTGTTCTGTTGTAAAAGCCTCCGTTGCTCCGGTTACACCAAAACCGGCATTATTAACGAGAACATCAATACGCCCAAACCTTGAAATGGCATCCGATACGGCTGTCTGGATCTGATTCGGATTTGTAATATCAAGTTCCAGTACAAGTATACGTTCTTTATAAATAGCAGCAAGATCATGCAGTTTTGATGGGGTTCTGGCAGTAGCTGCAACAAGTCCGCCATTTAAAAGAACTTCTTCTGTTAGTATTCGTCCTAATCCACTAGAACTACCGGTTATAAACCATACTTTTTCCATGTTTTTTTATTTTTAATGATATAGCAAATTTATAAGCTTTACTTCCATATCACTTTGTTCTATTGGTCATACTTGCTTTGTTGTAAAAGTCATGTTTTGTTTAATCATTCTATAATAAATGTATACACAGCTGGTTTGTTTTTGAATATAAATTATTTAAATAAATACTACCTGTAAGATTTATTTTCGAGGATTGATCAGCTCTGTGGTTAGATCGTTTACTTATCACAATTGATTGTTTATGGAGGATGTAGACATATTGTAGACATTGTTTTTAATTCCTGTAGATATTCTGTAGCTCAGAAAACCCTTCAGTATCCTTTATTAATCTCAACTTTGAACCATCTGGTTTGGAAACTCGCAAACACCAATCAATAACAATAAAATTCTTTACAAAAAATGGGAATACACCACAACATCAAAAATGTGATCCTGATGGGAACATTGCTGACCGTCACGGCATGTGAATTTTCTCGAAACACACCTTCGGAATACTTTGATAGGGCTGCGCTTAATACGAATATGATATCCCGATTTGGAGGTCAGTACTTCAATACCTATTTAAAATATATTAAAGGAGGAGCAAGCACCGCTGACTTTAATACCTGCGAAAAGTATCTTAAAAATAATTCTATTGCAACAGCAGAACGGAATGTGCAGAAGATAAAAGAATTGCAGGTCACTCCAAAAACAAAACCCATGATCGATGCAGCGCTTGATCTATATGCCTTTGTTTTGACCAGTTATAAAACGGACCATCTTAGGATTGCTAAAATGATCGATAACAAAGCACCGGAAGCAGAAATCGAGGCGGCTATAATTGAGCTTGATCATAAAAGCTACGATATTTTTAGTCAGAAATATGATAATCTTTGGAAGCTGGCGGAGATTTATGCTAAAAATAATGGGATTGAAGTTAAGAAAATGCCTTTTTAGAAAGAAAAGTCTGCAACTCCAATCACCGCTGAATAGAGCAAATAATTTTTACGTTGATTAATACATATGAATACCTATAAATTTTACACGCAAAAAGGAGATCAATACCATCGCATTCCACAAATGAAAATGTACGCTGTCATCGGGCTGCTTTTTCTGGCTATTGGTTTTGTCTTATGGTACCGTACTCAAACTATGTTCTCATTACTGTATCTTATCTTTTTAAGCATTGTAGCTTTATTTTATTTTGCGCGGATGTTTAGTACAATGATAATCGACCTTGGAAACCAGACCATTACCTATAAACCTACATTGTATTCTGCCACCAAGGTTTATTCCTTAAACAATATCACTGATCTGAGCATGAGCAGTAAGATCTATGTATTGGTACTCAATGTAAGAGCTTTTATATGGGTGGATAACAAAGCTTTGAGGATAGGGCAGAGCCTTATGACTCCTAAACCTATGGAAGAACTGCTGATTGAAACTGAAAAAATACTTGGTTTTAATAATAGAAGTGAAAATGGATAGACCAATTTACAGGCAAGAGGGATCTACTCTGATTATACAACCCTATATCAATCATTTGCAAAGAGTGAAAATTTTTTGTTTAATCGGTATTTTATTTTTGTTTTTAGCACTGTTCCTTTGGTTTAGATTTTCAGACTTCTGGCAGTTACCGACCTCTATTGGACTTTGTTTAAGCCTGCTTTCCCTTGGATACTATTTTTATAATATTCAAATGAAAGTGGTGTTGGACAAGGGTAATAGTGAGATTTATCAACTGATTTTTAATCGGTACAGAATTAATAAGATCTCATTTAGCAGTGGAACAATTGTATCAAGAAGTTTGAATGGGCGTTTCTTTTATGCGATTTCTCCTAAAAGTAATGCATATGGGAATGCTTCACAAATAAGTCCGTTTTTAACAAAAGAATCTAAAAGACTACAATATGAACAAGAGGTACTTCCTTTAATTGAAGCATTTTTAAAAAAATAATTCTGAGTTTTTTTAATCATTTCAGATATAGTCAGTGGAAAGGGAGAGATCATTCAACAGATTTCTCCCTTTTATTTACTTATATTTCTGAACCTAATTTCTTTTCGCGACTATCGCCTTCCAGTAAGATGGTTAGCTCATCGCAATTGACCACCTTATTATTTTTAATTTTGAATTCTGCAAAAACTTTGTGTTTTACCGTTTCTCCATTTTTTAGAATGCTTGTGACATAATGTTTGGTAAATATGGAAGTTTCATTTGTTGCTATGTTCTCTAATACAACATTTTGCTTACTTACCTTTTCCTTTAATTTCTGAATATGCTTTTTAAAAGCATTAAAATCCAACAGTACATTATCTACATTCTGCTGATAATCTTCGCTAAAGTATTTGTTAATTAGTACCTCGTCATAATTTTTATTTTCAATGACATCTGTAAATACCGCTCTTATTAATTTTTCCATTGTTGATATTATTTTCAACAAAAGTAGAAGGTATTTAGATGATGAGTCGTTAACAATTGTAAAGAAATGCATTCCTCACCGATTCCTGATCCTGCTTAAGCTCACCGGAGTTATCCCTAAATAGGATGCTACTAAATGTTGCGGAATACGAAGGATAATTTCAGGATTTTCTTCAAACAATTTTTTGTATCGTACTTCGGGTTTGTCCTGAATTTGTGATATTAACAAGCGTTGATAGTCATTTACTCTGCCAATCAGGTACTTATTGAATAAATTTAAGAATTCATTATTTTCAGATAATTGGTCTATTACCGTTTTCTCTATGGAGAGGAGTGTACATGCTTCTACTGTTTCGACAGTATAAGAACTTGGTCGATTATAAAAAAAGCTTTCCGAGGAACAAAAAATATGATCTTCAAAAAGAAATTGAAAAGTTATTTCTTTACCATCATAATTAGTCCATCCCCTGAGAATTCCTTTTTTCAAATAATAAAATTTTTTTGAAACAACACCTTCTTCAATAATGACTGTCTTAGGTTTATAATTTTCTACCTTTCCAGACTTAAAGAGAATTTCGATTAATTGATTTAATTCCTGATTTTTCATAAAGAGAATAGACTATTTGCTAAATTATGAAAATCAGACAAGTTTCTTCGATAGAAATATTGTCAAAAAGCTATGTATACTTATTGATACTACGATATATTTGTAAGATCTTGAAAGAGATCAGCAAATTAGTTGAGTCTATTGTAAAACTATTGGTCAAAAAGAGGATAAGGGATACCGGTACCAGTTTCACAGAGACGTTTTAAGCTTCTGAAAAAAAGAGCCCAGGCATAGCTGCATGATGCAAATTCTGAGGTATAATCTTTCCAACCACTATGACGAAAGAATAATATGGATCCTTTGCTATGAGGTTCGAGTTCAAAAGTAAGAGAAGTACCTATCCATTCTTCATATGCTTTTATACAAAGCCACTGCACCTTGCTGTATGGTGTTAGCTCTATCACTTTCATTTCTTTAGTGTAATCAGGTTCAAATGTAAATTTGAGTATACTTCCAATCTCCGGTTTTGCAATCGTATCTGGTGTCCACCAACCTGCGAGCCCGTCTTGGGTTGTAAGTGCCTCAAAAACCTTCTCGACAGGGGATTTGATAAGTAATCTATGGCAAATACTTTTACCTTCCTGTTGATTTTCTGAAATCGGGTCAGATTGTAGAAGATCGTCTTTTCCGGTTTCTTTCGGTGTAGGACTCCCTTTACCCGTCATGATAAGATCTTTAAGGCTACTCTGGATATAATGGGTCCATGCATCGTGACAGAGCTGGAAACATTCATACTCTGACGTTAAGCCCTGATGCGTAAATTTCAAAACTGTTTTACCACCATCTTCTGCTAATTCAAAGATCACCTTTGTATCTTTCCACTCTGTCTCATCTTCCGTAAACTTAAAATAATTTTCAAGTACATGCCAGACTACCTTTTTGTCGGGGATCATTTCTATGATCCTAAATTGAGCCCTATGAACATCCTGATAATGGTAATGGAATTCATCATGTAAACTGTTGGTACTCCCGTCAATATTTTCAGACCACCAGCCACGCACATTATTAATGGCTTCAAAAACTTTATGGGGGCTTGCATCTACAATAAGTGATGTAGTGAAATCTTGATTTTTCATAACTTATTTTTTAAAATAAATAATATTTAATCTCTTATGAGAAACTTTCATACCCAAAGTTACTCACCTGTTCAGAATCTCTTGGGGTGTTAAGTAGACTTTGTAACGGGTTGATATGGACACGATTATTGTTTATCTTTGTGAAGAACAAGAGAGGTACACAATGAAATGCCATTTCAGGATCAGTTAATGAAGTAATGAGTCCTTTCAAAATAGAAATCGTATGAAACATCTTACCATCTTAGTACCTGATGTACAAACGGCTAATAGTACAATTTCCTGTATAGTAGGTGCTTATCAGTTATTTACTGGTGCCAATGATTATTGGAAAAGAATAGGAAAAGAACCATTGTTTAACATTGTAACAGCGGGAGTAGGAACAGAAGCTACATTTATCAATGGCTTGTTGTCCATGAAGCCGCAGGTGAATATCTCTTCTTTAAAAAAGACAGATCTGATCCTGATCCCTTCATTAACACCTGAGTTTAAAACTGCTTTGGAAGGGAATATTTTATTGATCGACTGGTTAAGGAAACAATATGACAGCGGTGCTGAAGTAGCCAGTATGTGTACAGGAGCATATATGTTGGCAGCGTCTGGGCTGCTTGAAAAAAAGAACTGTTCTATTCATTGGAGCTCTGCAGATAATTTTAGATCGTTATTTCCGAATGTCAATTTAAAAACAGAAAAACTCATTACCGACGAAGATGGTATTTACACCAATGGAGGAGGCTTTTCATTTTTAAACCTTCTGTTATATCTGGTTGAAAAGTATTATGACAGAGAAACTGCAATTCATTGTTCCAAGATTTTTCAGATAGAGATTGATAGGCAGACACAATCTGCTTTCACTATATTTACCGGACAGAAATCTCACGGGGATGATGTTGTCATAAAAGCACAAAAATATATTGAAGATAATTTTTGTGAGAAGCTATCTGTAGAAGATCTTTCCAAGTTTTGTTCGGTGGGAAGAAGAAATTTTGACAGACGTTTTATAAAGGCAACAGGCAATACACCTATTGAATATTTACAACGGGTGAAGATCGAATCTGCAAAAAAAGCATTCGAAACGACCAGTAAAACGGTAAGTGAAGTAATGTATGAGGTGGGGTATTCTGATACAAAAGCTTTCAGAGAAATGTTTAAAAAAATAACAGGAATATCACCGGTACATTATAAAAACAGGTATAATAAAAATCTACACGATAGTTTGTATGATAAAGTTTGATTTCTATTGTAAAACAGGACTTTTTAACTATGTATGCAAATCCTGTGGTCAATCATAATAATATAGGTAAAAGCAAAATATCTTATATCATCAATTGTTATGTAACAAGTTGCTCGCAGATACTCCAAATTCTTTTTTAAATGCAAAAGAGAAATGAGAAAAATCCTCAAATCCTAAATCGAGATAAATATCTGAAGGTCTTTGTTTTTTTTGTTCTACAAGAAATCGGGCTTCCTGCAGGCGTCTTTTGGTGAGCCAACGATTGGGTGTTTCATTGAAAATGGTTTTAAAATCTCTTTTAAAAGAGGATAAGCTGCGTCCGGTAAGGAAGGCAAACCGCTCCATGCTTACATTAAACTTATAGTTTTTTTGCATAAATTCCTCGAGGTCCAGACGTCCGGGAATACCGAAATTAAATAATACATCTGATAATTCGGGTTGCAGCTGCAAGAGAATAAGAAGCAATTCTTCTCTTTTCAAATCTGAAAATGATGTATTTATATCGCCGGAACCTGTGTAGTATGGTTCTAGTGACAAAAGGAAACTGTTGATCAGTTTATCTTTTTTAAGCTTAATAAAGGTATCATCCGAAATGTGATTTGAAAATGTAATGCTGTGCTTCTTTCGAAAGTCTTTTAAAAATGCTTCATCAAAGAAAAAGATAACTTTTTCAAACTGATTATTATCTCTCACTTTATTATATCTTGCCAATCTGTTTTTACGGACAATACAGCTTTCTCCAGGTTTAAGAACATAGTGTTTGTTACCATCATAGCCATTCATGTTTCCTTTTACCAGAAACAAAAAGAAATGTTCGGAGATGAATTGTTCCTGTGAGATTGCAGGACCGACGATACAGGATTTAATTTCTGTTATTTTCATGATTTTGCCTGTAATTTGATGTCCTTTACTTCCAGGACAGATGTTTGATAGCCTTTGAGAACACAATTGATCATTGCTAACCCTACTTCCCGCATTGTGCAGATCCAATTGGGGAAGAGAAGGTACCATAAAGGTGATAAAACTTCAAAAACACGGTAAATAACCCGGACATTTTTCTGGCCTTTTACCGGCTTCATAAACCCAGGTCTGAAATTATAAACAGCTTTAAAATCCAATTTCAGCAAAGCATTTTCGGTCCGTCCTTTTACCCGTGCCCACATTACCTTGCCCTGTTCTGTACTGTCGGTACGGTTACCGGAAACATATATAAAGGTCATTTTCGGATTAATCCGGGATAATGCTTCTGCAAACGGAACAACGAAATTGAATGTTTTGCGGGTAAATGATTCTTCGTTTTCACCAACAGCACTTGCTCCTGCACAAAAGAAACAGGCGTCATAGTGATTGAGATGATCACTGTAATTTTTAATCTTAGAAAAATCGTCTACGATCAGTTCTTTTAATTTTTTATGTTGAAGACTAAATGGCTTTCTGTTGATCATAAGCACTTCTGTAACCATAGGGTTTTCCAGGCAAACGAGCAAAATGCCTTCACCTACTAGCCCTGTGGCACCGGTAACCATTATTTTCATCTTTGTTTATTTTACGATATCTAATTTAATCAAACTATTGGCTGTAGCCAAAATAGCTTCTTCAGTAGAGCGTGGCGTCCATCCGAGCATTTTTATGGCTTTTTCACTGCTTGCTCTTTTCACCATCCCCAGATATGGGGCAACAGATTTTAATTTTGGATTGAATAACGCTACTACTTTAATCAGCCAGCTTGGTAGCTCTTTAGTAGGTACCTTAGATGCTTTTTCACCCAGTTTTCTTCTAAGGACATTGGCTATATCGATAAGCGAAAGGCCTTCTCCGGCAACAGCTATGAATCGCTGACCGTTTGCCTCAGGCATGATCATCGCTTTAAAGTGAAGGTCAGCCACATCGCGGACATCCACATATCCTGAAATTATTTTAGGACAGGCTTTCATATCTCCGTTCAGCATTTGTTTCATATTTTGAATAGAATGTGAAAAATCATCTGCTAATACAGGCCCTAAAACCCCGGTTGGATTTACCACTGATAATTCCATTCCTTTTCCTTCATTTTCTATAAAATCCCACGCTGCTCTTTCTGAAATGGTCTTTGATTTTTGATAAGGAAACACAGTATTATTAAGTACTGTCCAGTCTTCTTCTGTGTATGGAGTTGTTTTTACGGTGCCAAATCCTACAGCACCAAACGCAGAAGTAAGAACCACTCTTTTTACCCCCGCTTTTTTTGCAGCCCTTAAAACAAACAGTACCCCGTTTTTAGCAGGAATTACAAAATCATCTTCAGTAGTTGCATCTGTATGTGGGGTAGGTGAAGCTACATGAATGACATATTGACAGCCTTCTGCAGCCCGTTCCCAGGAAGTTTCATCCTGTAGATCAGCTTCAACAAATGACAGGTTCTCAAAGGAGTTGAAACCAGCTTCCATCAACATTTGTTTTACCAGTTCAGATTTTTTCAATGAACGCAGAGTAGCTTTTACTTTATAACCATTTTTAAGTAGGGTAAGGATGCAGTAAGAAGCTATAAAGCCTGAACCGCCAGTCACCAAAACTGTTTCTTTATTTTCCATTTTTATACTTGTTTTAATGGAACAAATTTCGGGGAAAAGAAAGAAGCTGAATTTGTTTAAAAGTCCAAGTTTTATGTGTTTAAAAGTTCAGGTTCATACCATCGTAGTGACTTTTGTTTATAACTCATTCTGTTTTCCGATCAGTACCAAATCAGTAACAGGCGCCCCATCCTTATCAGTAGAATAAAAACGGTTTATATGGATGACCTCAAAGTTATTCTCCCGGAATGCTTTTGCTAAATAATCCTCCTGATGATAATAAAGATAGACCTGATCCCCTAAACTGGACGTGATCAGCCCCGATTTACTGTAATCATCCTCCATCGTGCTTAGGTACAACATACCTTCCGGTTTTAATAATGCGGATGAGTCAGCAATAAGCTTTATAGCTTCTTCTTTTGTTAAATAAGGAAGGCAAAATCCACATATAATTCCATCAAATTTTTGTGTCATCTCACTCATTACACGACAATCCATCAGTTCAAAACGGGCTGTAGGATTATTGATTTGCGCGAGTTCAAGCATTTTTGAGGAGAGGTCGATTCCCAGAATATTATAATCGGGCTTTCTGTCTAATACATACTTTGTAATATTTCCAGGACCACAGGCTATATCCAAAATTTCTGCATTATCAGCTGTTATATGATCACAGAATAGGTTAAAAGTTTCACCAAATGAGCTCACATCCATAAACTTATCCTGGTATATTTTTGCTGCTTTGTCAAATGCTTCAACAGGTTTTAATATTTTCATGATTTTAGATTTTGGTGACACTAATTTAAATAATTGTTACCAATCTGTGAGAAACTTACTTAAATACATTGAGTTAGAAAAAATTCCTTGATATTTATACACTCATAATTTAAAATCTGGCGTAACTTAGTCACTTTACAATATCTAAAGTGAATGATAATACCCGATTTTCGGAATCATCTAAAGAATTCCGAAGCCTGATAATTTCAAGTTCAAAAAAAAGAGAGATGATCGTAAAGAATATAATAATTGTTGCTATGTCTGTCCATTCATGTTTCATTTGGGCACAACAAGAAAAATTTATTCAGCATAAAAATAATTGGGGTGTTGAAACTCAATTTATAAGTAGGTCAGTATTGCCGGGTGATGATTTTTACAGGTATGTAAATGAAGGTTGGTTACAGTCGAAAACAATTCCCGCCGGATCTTCGGGTTTGAGTAATTACAGTGAAGTTGGAAATAAAGTGAATGAAAGAATAGCTGAAGTTATTCATGATGGGGCTTATACAAAGGAGGGAATCAAAGGTCCACTGAAGCAGGTAGGTGCATTATATCTGGGATATCTCGATACGGATAATATGGATAAGCTGGGGCTCAAACCTATTCAAAAGGATTTAAAAAATATTCTTGCCTTAAAGCATTACGAAGATGTTGCAAAATGGATGAGTAATCCTAAATCTTTCTCAATCATTGCAATTCACACAACTCCTGATCTTAATGACAGAAGCCGTTTTCTTGTTACGCTCAGCGAAAGTGGCATTGGTTTACCGGCTCCTGAATGGTACCAGAAACAGGATGGACCCTATCCGGGGTATCGTAAATCATTTCAAGAATATATTAGCCATACTTTCCAACTTGCAGGTGTCGGGAATGCCGATAAAAGGGCCAATGACGTTATTGAACTGGAAACTAAATTGGCAGCAGTACAGTGGACGCCTGCACAAATGAGAGACAGTAAGATCAATTCACATCTGATGCCTGCTTCTGAACTAAGCACTTATGCCCCGGGATTTCCATGGAAAACCTTTTTAGCAGAAAGACAGGTGAACAATGTAGATGAAGTGATATTACAGGCAGATACTGCAATAAAAGCTAAAGCTGCATTATTTACAAAGATCCCTGTTGATGTTTGGGCCTCTTATCTGGCCTTTCACTGGATCGTTAATCATTCTACTGTTTTGTCTGAGGAGTTTCGAAAAAGTCAGTTTGACTTTTACTCTACTGTATTAAGTGGGATTTCAAAAGATATTCCAAGAGAACAGAAATCCATTCGATATGTTAATAATCGGGTAGGGCAACTGGTAGGAAGGCTT is a window from the Chryseobacterium sp. T16E-39 genome containing:
- a CDS encoding AraC family transcriptional regulator produces the protein MLNDYKKYELFGKTLIQKVALTAPFNFDFPVTEQACFLYVLKGEFQYQMDHEEINIPTNYSLFLNCISSGKQIHHSDTKSNCEIVIVTFYPDILKKIYDRELPLLFHSPKNIISNQSNKKINNEFLIQKYIEGLLFYFENPSLVNEDILILKLKEIIILLAQNQNAETIQVILSQLFSPVTYTFKQIIEANLFSQLTIEQLAEQTNLSVSSFKREFAKLYSDTPANYIRNKKLEKAAELLLVSDQRITEIAFDCGFNDLANFTKSFGEKYNLSPTSYRQEIKNKHLK
- a CDS encoding helix-turn-helix domain-containing protein: MTDHKRINQITYACYSSNLRDGEQFIPEHVFSYQISGRLVYNDGEKEYIFNQGSFRLTRRNTLIKFNKIPPENGEYSNISVFMDQKTLKNLSMEYDYKATKSQYNEPVFHLPANDLLSGYIESLKPYDELDKPGNEVLKNIKLKELIVILLQTHPILKDVLFDFTEPGKIDLESFMTQNFRFNVSLERFAYLTGRSLSTFQRDFEKIFALSPRKWLQQKRLQEAYYLIKEKNANPSDIYLDVGFQDLSHFSFAFKKMFGLSPSRIV
- a CDS encoding SDR family NAD(P)-dependent oxidoreductase; protein product: MEKVWFITGSSSGLGRILTEEVLLNGGLVAATARTPSKLHDLAAIYKERILVLELDITNPNQIQTAVSDAISRFGRIDVLVNNAGFGVTGATEAFTTEQVRDQFMANLLAPVEICRAVLPYMRTQKSGRILNLSSVGGLVASIGLSIYQSAKFGLTGFSEALAKEAMPLGIKVTSVEPGGMGTNWAGQSMSFAPHVEGYEETVDARVDFFKSGKFVPKSDPNKIAKVLIELADHPEPPVHLVLGSDAVGILKNAELTRQEEYQKWMPVTLSTDADNDK
- a CDS encoding Crp/Fnr family transcriptional regulator, coding for MKNQELNQLIEILFKSGKVENYKPKTVIIEEGVVSKKFYYLKKGILRGWTNYDGKEITFQFLFEDHIFCSSESFFYNRPSSYTVETVEACTLLSIEKTVIDQLSENNEFLNLFNKYLIGRVNDYQRLLISQIQDKPEVRYKKLFEENPEIILRIPQHLVASYLGITPVSLSRIRNR
- a CDS encoding SRPBCC family protein, translating into MKNQDFTTSLIVDASPHKVFEAINNVRGWWSENIDGSTNSLHDEFHYHYQDVHRAQFRIIEMIPDKKVVWHVLENYFKFTEDETEWKDTKVIFELAEDGGKTVLKFTHQGLTSEYECFQLCHDAWTHYIQSSLKDLIMTGKGSPTPKETGKDDLLQSDPISENQQEGKSICHRLLIKSPVEKVFEALTTQDGLAGWWTPDTIAKPEIGSILKFTFEPDYTKEMKVIELTPYSKVQWLCIKAYEEWIGTSLTFELEPHSKGSILFFRHSGWKDYTSEFASCSYAWALFFRSLKRLCETGTGIPYPLFDQ
- a CDS encoding GlxA family transcriptional regulator, which gives rise to MKHLTILVPDVQTANSTISCIVGAYQLFTGANDYWKRIGKEPLFNIVTAGVGTEATFINGLLSMKPQVNISSLKKTDLILIPSLTPEFKTALEGNILLIDWLRKQYDSGAEVASMCTGAYMLAASGLLEKKNCSIHWSSADNFRSLFPNVNLKTEKLITDEDGIYTNGGGFSFLNLLLYLVEKYYDRETAIHCSKIFQIEIDRQTQSAFTIFTGQKSHGDDVVIKAQKYIEDNFCEKLSVEDLSKFCSVGRRNFDRRFIKATGNTPIEYLQRVKIESAKKAFETTSKTVSEVMYEVGYSDTKAFREMFKKITGISPVHYKNRYNKNLHDSLYDKV
- a CDS encoding helix-turn-helix domain-containing protein; translation: MKITEIKSCIVGPAISQEQFISEHFFLFLVKGNMNGYDGNKHYVLKPGESCIVRKNRLARYNKVRDNNQFEKVIFFFDEAFLKDFRKKHSITFSNHISDDTFIKLKKDKLINSFLLSLEPYYTGSGDINTSFSDLKREELLLILLQLQPELSDVLFNFGIPGRLDLEEFMQKNYKFNVSMERFAFLTGRSLSSFKRDFKTIFNETPNRWLTKRRLQEARFLVEQKKQRPSDIYLDLGFEDFSHFSFAFKKEFGVSASNLLHNN
- a CDS encoding NAD-dependent epimerase/dehydratase family protein, with translation MKIMVTGATGLVGEGILLVCLENPMVTEVLMINRKPFSLQHKKLKELIVDDFSKIKNYSDHLNHYDACFFCAGASAVGENEESFTRKTFNFVVPFAEALSRINPKMTFIYVSGNRTDSTEQGKVMWARVKGRTENALLKLDFKAVYNFRPGFMKPVKGQKNVRVIYRVFEVLSPLWYLLFPNWICTMREVGLAMINCVLKGYQTSVLEVKDIKLQAKS
- a CDS encoding SDR family oxidoreductase, producing MENKETVLVTGGSGFIASYCILTLLKNGYKVKATLRSLKKSELVKQMLMEAGFNSFENLSFVEADLQDETSWERAAEGCQYVIHVASPTPHTDATTEDDFVIPAKNGVLFVLRAAKKAGVKRVVLTSAFGAVGFGTVKTTPYTEEDWTVLNNTVFPYQKSKTISERAAWDFIENEGKGMELSVVNPTGVLGPVLADDFSHSIQNMKQMLNGDMKACPKIISGYVDVRDVADLHFKAMIMPEANGQRFIAVAGEGLSLIDIANVLRRKLGEKASKVPTKELPSWLIKVVALFNPKLKSVAPYLGMVKRASSEKAIKMLGWTPRSTEEAILATANSLIKLDIVK
- a CDS encoding class I SAM-dependent methyltransferase, translated to MKILKPVEAFDKAAKIYQDKFMDVSSFGETFNLFCDHITADNAEILDIACGPGNITKYVLDRKPDYNILGIDLSSKMLELAQINNPTARFELMDCRVMSEMTQKFDGIICGFCLPYLTKEEAIKLIADSSALLKPEGMLYLSTMEDDYSKSGLITSSLGDQVYLYYHQEDYLAKAFRENNFEVIHINRFYSTDKDGAPVTDLVLIGKQNEL